Genomic DNA from Deferribacterota bacterium:
ATTTTTCTCTCCCTATATCTAAATTATTTTCAAAATAATTATAACAAAAACATCTAATTAGAATCAAATAAATTATTTATTTTTTCTCTGTAATACAAATAAGACAACCTAACTTCTATAATAGCTGTAATTACAGCTATTAGAAAAGAAATTAAACTTAGTGAAAATAGTATGGCCACAGTATAATAGATTATATTTGTTAGATTAATTATTTTTGTAAAAGCAGTTGGTAAAATAAATATAGAGGCAAGGAGTGCTAACAAAATAGATATGTAAACAAATAACATTGAAGTTCTTATTAGAAAAATCCTCTCAGCAAGATATGTAAATTCAGCGCTTTTGCTATTATCAGAGCCATCAATTATCAGGGCAGTCAATCTATCAGAAGTTCTAGCATATCTATTTTGCTGGACAAGATTAAAAAGTGCTATTCCATTTACAAGAAATAAAGGAGCTAGCGTTGTTTGGATTGCACCAACTATACTCATTTTGATTATATTATATATTAAGTGTTAATATATCAATAAGAAAAGGTTAAGTTGAAATTAATAGTAAACTAAGATACATTTAATGTTATGGATGAAAAAGAAAAACTTCTAAAAGGAATGTGGTGTGATTCAAGGGATGATAAGCTAAAATCTGAGAGAAATAGAGCATGGTTGTTAATGAATAAACTGTTAGATATACCACCTGAATCTGAAGAGGCTTTTGAATTTTTAAGAAATATATTAGGTTTTATTGGCGAAGGAACAGTCATTAGGCCAGCGTTTTATATAGATTATGGATATAATATATTTATAGGAAAAAACTGTTTTATAAATTTTGATTGTACTTTTTTGGATAATGGTAGAATAACCTTACATGATAATGTATGGATTGGGCCATCAACCAATATTTATGCTGTTGATCATAATATTCACAAGCCAAAAGAAAGATATATTGTCAAGGGGATTGATGTTTTAATTGAAGAAGACGTATGGATTGGTGGTAAAAGCATCATTTTGCCAGGGGTCACAATCAGAAGGGGTTCAGTTATTGGTGCTGGCTCAGTTGTTACTAAAGATACTGAGCCCTGTAAAATTTACGCAGGTAATCCTGCTAGAGAGATTAAAGAATTAAAACTATAAAAAAGCCCCTTTAAAGGGGCTTTTTTGTTAATCTACTTCTTCTACAATTATAGCTTCAACGGGACATTCATCTTTAATTTCATCAACCTTTTCAGCTAATTCGCCTTCTAGTATAGCACCATCACCACCAACATCCTCTTTTACTTGAGAAATCCCATCGCCGTTATCCTCAAACACTTCTGGGACTTCTGTATAACATACAGCACATCCTGTACACAAATCCTCATCAACACTAACTTTAATTTTCATAGCATACCTCCATTAATGTTATTTTATACATAAATATTTTTAATATCTTTTTTATTATATGTCAATAAATTGTTGTTAATATTAAATTAAAATAATATCGACAACTGACCTTTTATCTAAATCACCTACATCTTTATCCAACCTAACTAAACCATTTACATTAATAAAATTAAGAAAATGTGATGTTTTTTGAGAACCTGGATCATATGCTACAAAAGCATCACCTTCATATCTAACAACAGCCCTGTTAAAATAGTTAACACCCCTTCGTGAATGCATAGGAGTACCTAATTTTCCCTTAACAATCCTATTGTTGTATTTTGTAAATCCGCAAGACTTACGAATGAAAGGCAGCAGATACAAAATAAAATTTGTTGCGAATGCAGAAGGGTAGCCTGGCATTCCAAATATTGTGCACCCGTTATTCTTAGCTGCAATTAAAGGGCTTCCAGGTTTTATAGCTGTCTTATTTATAAGGATATCATAATTGTTGTTTAATAATACCTTTTTTACAAAATCATATTTGCCCATAGAAATACCACCA
This window encodes:
- a CDS encoding DUF2721 domain-containing protein, encoding MSIVGAIQTTLAPLFLVNGIALFNLVQQNRYARTSDRLTALIIDGSDNSKSAEFTYLAERIFLIRTSMLFVYISILLALLASIFILPTAFTKIINLTNIIYYTVAILFSLSLISFLIAVITAIIEVRLSYLYYREKINNLFDSN
- a CDS encoding sugar O-acetyltransferase; amino-acid sequence: MDEKEKLLKGMWCDSRDDKLKSERNRAWLLMNKLLDIPPESEEAFEFLRNILGFIGEGTVIRPAFYIDYGYNIFIGKNCFINFDCTFLDNGRITLHDNVWIGPSTNIYAVDHNIHKPKERYIVKGIDVLIEEDVWIGGKSIILPGVTIRRGSVIGAGSVVTKDTEPCKIYAGNPAREIKELKL
- a CDS encoding ferredoxin — encoded protein: MKIKVSVDEDLCTGCAVCYTEVPEVFEDNGDGISQVKEDVGGDGAILEGELAEKVDEIKDECPVEAIIVEEVD